AAGAAATTGAAAATACCTTTATCAGGgtatcaaaataattatttccaaTGTTTTTGCTGTCATGACTCGTTATTTTTCTCGCACTATACGGACATGTCTCAGTTTGGACCAattcataattaatttatacacGACTTACAGTTTATGACAGATAACAAATATGCAATgaaaaaagatttatactttGGTAAAtcataataacaaaatatattatttgttatgtttaattatttatataattttaaatcaatagaaattcaataaacacagttagtttaatttttttaaaaattttaccattattatatgataaaaatacatagaaaatgaaagaaaactatatgtttttgaaacattaaaaaacattaatcttCTATATCAATCTAAAATGAAGAGAGTAACAAAAATtctgtatataaaaaaatatgacatctTTTCTGGTAAAAAAGAGTTTATATAATTCATAATTagttactaaaatatttaatgtttaCATAACTTGGTTTGCAGTTCAATCCGTGGAACTAATCATCAATAGTTTTCTTAACAAATTCTCTTATTATACTAATTAATTCTACAATACGAGAACTTTTCTAACATGAAAGCTTTTCATATTATTCTGAATACAATATCTTCATAATAAATTCCATCACCGTAAAATAcaattacatattataaaattaaaaaaaaattgtcgacaattaaaaaatatttaaaattgaggattatataaattagaaaaaattctctataataaatatttttaatttattttcacaaaatagtgtttaaagaaaaaatgacaaaaagaaaatttattaaaaataaaaatatatttataccttaaaatctaatttaaattCAAGGTTTAGAGATAAAGGGTGTGGTTTTGATTATAGagattcaaatattttaaataaaaaataaaaattaattttttcaaaataaaaataataatttttgattattttttcattgagaattatttttgtgataattgttttaaaaaaatgttatttaagaTAATTACCCTATAATTTACTTAAAATCCGAAGAagataaaatgaaaaatgtaatacaaaactaaaaagCGGGACCGACAAGAAAAAGACATCAAGTGGGGTGCCACGTCACAAGCCATAAGAAAAGATTTCATCTTTCCGATCCCAACTAGCTTAAAATCTCAAAtcgcaaaaaaataaaaaaaacaaagaaaaaataaataaaggaaCAAATAAAACACTTGAGAATCTGAAAATAAAAGCTTCAAAGCTTTTAAGAGCTTAAATTATGCTTTGATGCTATGAAGTTTTAAATCTTTCGTTTGAacttacaaagaaaaaaaaaacttttgtttcttttcttttagcaGAATGCTCTTTTCTCTTTTCGTTTAGTTGATTTTGTTGAAGAACTCTGTTTCctgaaacaacaaaacaaaaaacaacttttgttttgttctttccTTTCTAGAAACCATGAAAGCTCCATCAAATGGATTCCATCCCAGTTCAGCCGAAGGTACGAGCCTTTTATGTTTTAAGTtaataagtaataaaaaaatattttctcaagCTTTCTTGATTTGGATGGAGTTCATCACAGTTTCTGCATTTCATGTTTTGTGATTTTCTTGGTTTGTGTTATTCTATTACAACATGGAGTCAACAGAAAGCCACAAATCTAGTTCGTTTCAGTGTATTTAATACAGTAGTTGTCACACATAAATGaataactttttaatataaagtttCATACTTTACATTTTTTCATTGTTGTGATGAACAACAGGAGAGAAGAAACCAATCAATTCTCAGCTATGGCACGCTTGTGCAGGCCCTCTGGTTTCACTGCCTCCTGTGGGAAGTCTTGTGGTTTACTTCCCTCAAGGACATAGTGAACAAGTATGTtccaaacacaaaccaaaaaaaacactTGGACCCTTTTAACTGCAATCATCCGTCCAAAGTAATAATATGATCAATGGAATCTTTTCAGGTTGCAGCATCGATGCAGAAGCAAACAGATTttataccaaattatccaaacCTTCCTTCTAAGCTCATCTGCTTGCTTCACAGTGTCACACTACATGTAAGCCTCTTCTGTCCCCCAACTTGTAAATCAAAATCAGagagaacaagaagaaaaacTAATCATGACTATTGTGAAAATCTGAATCAGGCTGATACCGAGACAGATGAAGTCTATGCACAAATGACTCTTCAACCTGTGAATAAGGTCTGAATCTTTAGTCTCCATCATTTTACCTTATGGTAACAAGAACTTCAAAGCTGATCTCTTTGCCTTGGTCATCTAAAAATATGTATCAGTATGATAGAGAAGCATTGCTAGCATCTGATATGGGTCTGAAGCTAAACAGACAACCTACTGAGTTTTTCTGTAAGACACTTACAGCGAGTGACACGAGCACACACGGTGGGTTCTCTGTACCACGCCGTGCAGCTGAGAAAATCTTCCCTCCTCTTGTACGTCTCTGACCAAAAAAGCTACtcttaaaaattgtttttgtctCTTATGCTGAGAAAATCTTTTACTGAGGATATGCTTGAAACAGGACTTTTCCATGCAACCACCTGCACAAGAGATTGTAGCTAAAGATTTACACGACACTACATGGACCTTCAGACATATCTACCGAGGTATGAATCCATATCaagaaattggtttataaaaACTCGAAATCTGATTAGTTGTCTGATCACAGGCCAACCAAAAAGACATTTGCTCACCACAGGCTGGAGCGTTTTCGTTAGCACAAAGAGACTAATCGCTGGTGATTCAGTTTTGTTTGTAAGGTATATGAGTCATCTCTTAGTTAAGAAATGGACTTTACTCTTCTCATAAGAACTGTTTTTGCAGAGATGAGAAATCACAGCTAACATTGGGTATAAGACGTGCAAACAGACAAACACCGACTCTTTCCTCATCGGTCATATCCAGCGACAGTATGCACATTGGGATACTCGCAGCTGCAGCTCATGCCAATGCTAATAACAGTCCTTTTACCATCTTCTTTAATCCAAGAGCGAGTCCTTCAGAGTTTGTAGTTCCTCTGGCTAAATACAACAAAGCGTTGTATGCTCAAGTGTCTCTTGGAATGAGGTTTCGGATGATGTTTGAGACTGAGGATTGTGGGGTTCGTAGGTATATGGGTACAGTCACCGGTGTTAGTGATCTTGACCCTGTTAGATGGAAAGGCTCCCAATGGCGTAATCTTCAGGTAGGATGGGATGAGTCAACAGCTGGAGATAGACCAAGCAGAGTATCTGTATGGGAGATAGAACCAGTTATAACTCCTTTTTACATATGTCCTCCTCCATTTTTCAGACCAAAGTACCCGAGGCAACCGGGGATGCCTGGTAATGTTTACTGCCACCCATGTTCTAAAAATTGGTCTATGCACCCACCTAGGCAGCAAAATGGTCCTACCTGAAACAATTTAGAAAAAATCTGATTTATACGAATTAAATTGGTTCAAACCTTTATCGGTTTAAATCGATCTAAATTAGtttaaatctattaaattaaGCAGTAATGTCAGTACAAATCCACAAATTTGTCTTTCATCTATCTTTGATTGAGTTTATGGATACTAACCTTAAGAGGTTTCTGTTGCAGATGATGAGCTGGATATGGAAAACGCTTTCAAAAGAGCAATGCCTTGGATGGGAGAAGAGTTTGGGATGAAAGACGCGCAGAGTTCGATGTTTCCTGGTTTAAGCCTGGTTCAGTGGATGAGTATGCAGCAGAACAACACATTGTCTGCTGGTGCTGCTGCTACTACTCAGCTACCATCTGCTTATAACCTACCAAAAAATTTTGCTCTCAACGACCCTTCAAAGCTGTTGAACTTCCAATCACCTAACCTATCTCCTGTGAACTCCCAGTTCAACAAACCGAACATGGTTAGTAGCCATATCAGTCAACAGATGCAAGTACAACCAGCCATGGTGAAATCTCAACAACAAGTACAGATATCACACCAACAGCTGCAGCAAGGGGTTTATAACGCAGGTTCCGTAAACAATGGCGTGAGTGTTGTCTCTTGTCAGAATCAGTCTACTGGTTTTTCTCAATCTCAGCTTCAGCAGCAGTCAATGCTCTCTAATGGTAGTGCTAAAATGAACCACCAAAGCATAGTTGGGAATAAGAGCTCATCTCAAATGACATCACAAGAATTGCAGTTTCAGCAGCAAATGGAATTGCACAACAGTAGCCAGTTATTGAGAACCCAGCAAGAACAGTCCTCTATGCATTCACTACAACAAACTCCTCAGCAACTCCAGATGCAACAACAATCATCCACACCAAGTCCCTCACAGCAACTTCAATTACAGCTACTGCAGAAGCTACAACAGCAGCAGCAGTCAACTCCTCCTGTAAGCTCGTCCTTACAGCCAC
The sequence above is drawn from the Brassica napus cultivar Da-Ae chromosome A8, Da-Ae, whole genome shotgun sequence genome and encodes:
- the LOC106361960 gene encoding auxin response factor 19, whose amino-acid sequence is MKAPSNGFHPSSAEGEKKPINSQLWHACAGPLVSLPPVGSLVVYFPQGHSEQVAASMQKQTDFIPNYPNLPSKLICLLHSVTLHADTETDEVYAQMTLQPVNKYDREALLASDMGLKLNRQPTEFFCKTLTASDTSTHGGFSVPRRAAEKIFPPLDFSMQPPAQEIVAKDLHDTTWTFRHIYRGQPKRHLLTTGWSVFVSTKRLIAGDSVLFVRDEKSQLTLGIRRANRQTPTLSSSVISSDSMHIGILAAAAHANANNSPFTIFFNPRASPSEFVVPLAKYNKALYAQVSLGMRFRMMFETEDCGVRRYMGTVTGVSDLDPVRWKGSQWRNLQVGWDESTAGDRPSRVSVWEIEPVITPFYICPPPFFRPKYPRQPGMPDDELDMENAFKRAMPWMGEEFGMKDAQSSMFPGLSLVQWMSMQQNNTLSAGAAATTQLPSAYNLPKNFALNDPSKLLNFQSPNLSPVNSQFNKPNMVSSHISQQMQVQPAMVKSQQQVQISHQQLQQGVYNAGSVNNGVSVVSCQNQSTGFSQSQLQQQSMLSNGSAKMNHQSIVGNKSSSQMTSQELQFQQQMELHNSSQLLRTQQEQSSMHSLQQTPQQLQMQQQSSTPSPSQQLQLQLLQKLQQQQQSTPPVSSSLQPQLSAALQQTQSHQLQQLLSSQNQQPFSAPTFMQPPQVQVSHHQQQGHMNNKPLVAAGGSHSGHTDGEVPTCSTSPSANNTRHDNVSPTNFLSRSQQQGQAASVPAPDPVQSRNNQGMVNLRSAADQINVSTAGTTYCPDAVGTAQQQQTLPLPSFGYCQQRNNLACAGNIEAVTTPDALYSQKEFQNLVPNYANAPRDIETELSSAAISSQSFGIPSIPFKSGGSNEIGGVNHSGIMNGGGLWPNQAQRMRTYTKVQKRGSVGRSIDVTRYSGYEELRNDLARMFGIEGQLEDPRPSDWKLVYTDHENDILLVGDDPWEEFVNCVQNIKILSSVEVQQMSLDGDLAAIPATTQVCSETDSGNAWKVHYEDTSAAASFNR